The following are encoded together in the Peromyscus leucopus breed LL Stock chromosome 1, UCI_PerLeu_2.1, whole genome shotgun sequence genome:
- the LOC114686419 gene encoding mas-related G-protein coupled receptor member B4-like: MCSYLNLLCRNTSGNFSSMGPSTPTWNTNNKMNESYGTENPLCVTMYKIFNILSVIIGVVGLAGNAIVLWLLGFHVHRNAFLVYVFNLSGADFFYLCFHTVFLLKETFLLFNISSFYFPLYFTNISAIPYLAGLCMIAAISVERCLSVLWPVWYHCQRPNHMSSILCALNWAFSVLLSLLLWFGCSSQLSGDGYSFCKTTAFITVGFVIVLSVVPCGFNLALLVRILCGSQKIPVTRLYVTIALTVLVFLLFGLPFAIYWILLIWNDKMPRVFSCKTYEITAFLSCVNSCANPIIYFLVGSIRTCRFQRQTLKILLQRAMQDTPEEEDGVRGSSGNPGQEEIALYGS, from the coding sequence ATGTGTTCATATCTCAATTTACTTTGCAGGAACACCAGTGGAAATTTCTCAAGCATGGGTCCATCCACCCCAACCTGGAACACtaacaacaaaatgaatgaaagttACGGCACTGAAAACCCACTCTGTGTCACCATGTACAAAATCTTCAATATTCTTTCTGTCATCATTGGCGTGGTTGGGCTGGCAGGAAATGCCATAGTGCTGTGGCTTCTAGGCTTTCACGTGCACAGGAATGCCTTCTTGGTCTATGTATTCAACCTTTCTGGGGCTGACTTCTTCTACCTTTGCTTTCACACTGTGTTTCTCctgaaagaaacatttcttctgTTCAATATCAGCAGCTTTTATTTTCCCCTCTACTTCACCAATATATCAGCCATTCCCTACCTTGCAGGTTTATGTATGATTGCAGCTATCAGTGTTGAGCGATGCCTGTCTGTTTTGTGGCCTGTCTGGTATCACTGCCAACGACCAAATCACATGTCATCTATCCTGTGTGCCCTGAACTGGGCCTTCTCTGTACTGTTAAGCCTACTGCTATGGTTTGGTTGCAGTTCACAGCTTAGTGGTGATGGATATTCTTTCTGTAAGACTACTGCTTTTATCACTGTTGGATTTGTAATAGTACTATCTGTGGTTCCTTGTGGATTTAACTTAGCCTTGTTGGTCAGAATCCTCTGTGGTTCACAGAAAATTCCTGTGACCAGGTTGTATGTGACCATTGCACTCACAGTGCTGGTCTTCTTACTTTTTGGTCTTCCCTTTGCTATCTATTGGATACTTCTCATTTGGAATGATAAGATGCCTAGAGTTTTCTCTTGTAAAACTTATGAAATTACAGCTTTCCTATCCTGTGTTAACAGCTGTGCCAACCCCATCATTTACTTCCTTGTTGGCTCCATTAGGACTTGTAGGTTCCAGAGGCAGACTCTGAAGATTCTTCTGCAGAGAGCCATGCAGGACACTCCTGAAGAAGAAGATGGAGTGAGGGGTTCTTCAGGAAATCCTGGACAGGAGGAAATAGCCTTGTATGGCAGTTGA